From the genome of Miscanthus floridulus cultivar M001 chromosome 10, ASM1932011v1, whole genome shotgun sequence, one region includes:
- the LOC136486300 gene encoding ribulose bisphosphate carboxylase small subunit, chloroplastic produces the protein MAPTVMASSATAVAPFQWLKSTASLPVSRRSTTSLAKVSNGGRIRCMQVWPTYGNKKFETLSYLPPLTEEQLLKQVDYLLRNNWVPCLEFSKEGFVYRENSTSPCYYDGRYWTMWKLPMFGCTDASQVYKELLEAIASYPDAYVRILGFDNIRQTQCVSFIAYKPPGSD, from the exons ATGGCGCCCACCGTGATGGCCTCGTCCGCCACCGCCGTCGCTCCGTTCCAGTGGCTCAAGTCCACCGCCAGCCTCCCTGTCTCCCGCCGCTCCACCACCAGCCTCGCCAAAGTCAGCAACGGCGGAAGGATCCGGTGCATGCAG GTGTGGCCGACGTACGGCAACAAGAAGTTCGAGACGCTGTCGTACCTGCCGCCGCTGACGGAGGAGCAGCTGCTGAAGCAGGTGGACTACCTGCTGCGCAACAACTGGGTGCCCTGCCTCGagttcagcaaggaaggcttcgTGTACCGCGAGAACTCCACCTCCCCGTGCTACTACGACGGCCGGTACTGGACCATGTGGAAGCTGCCCATGTTCGGCTGCACCGACGCGTCGCAGGTGTACAAGGAGCTGCTGGAGGCCATCGCGTCCTACCCGGACGCCTACGTCCGCATCCTCGGCTTCGACAACATCAGGCAGACGCAGTGCGTCAGCTTCATCGCCTACAAGCCCCCGGGCAGCGACTAA